In Capsicum annuum cultivar UCD-10X-F1 chromosome 7, UCD10Xv1.1, whole genome shotgun sequence, one genomic interval encodes:
- the LOC124885663 gene encoding uncharacterized protein LOC124885663 yields MIDLSNHRQSIQVVLDKHSQKVKRVLRWHGDKHPDVGKVILEKALQNDTLTCPMIQKDIVNACAKETLKVIIGDLNEDYFGILVDESKDISHKEQMTLVLRKYLEVEDFFDHVTNVLNVVGRSFKRRDLLRHHQAKNLKQLLESVLAMSNELSRILQKKDQDIVNFMNFLNISKKRLQDIRENGWKSLLDDVSSFFDSHGILIPKLDEPYFHKKSKHKCLDVCYSYHLRVEIFCAVIDVQLQELNDRFDIVSSDLLLGMGSLNSVNNFSNFDKGRIMTLAKYYPNEFDDEKLRDLSYQLDTFIIHMRGGNFKFSNLQEIRDLTKALVEENLVETYSLVYLFVKLALILPLSTTTVERTFSYIKHIKNKVQNCIGDQYLNNFLVYYIERDVFANVSNEVIVDRFPNMKTHRGQL; encoded by the exons ATGATAGATTTGTCAAATCATCGTCAATCAATTCAAGTTGTTCTTGACAAACATTCTCAAAAGGTAAAAA GAGTTTTGCGGTGGCATGGAGACAAACATCCGGATGTGGGAAAAGTGATATTAGAAAAAGCTCTACAAAATGATACTTTGACTTGTCCTATGATCCAAAAGGATATTGTCAATGCTTGTGCGAAAGAAACATTGAAAGTTATAATTGGAGACTTGAATGAAGATTATTTTGGTATATTAGTTGATGAATCCAAAGACATCTCACACAAAGAACAAATGACTCTTGTTTTGAG AAAATacttagaagttgaagactttTTTGATCATGTTactaatgtgttgaatgttgtTGGAAGATCTTTTAAGCGTAGAGATTTACTTCGTCATCACCAAGCTAAAAATTTGAAGCAATTACTTGAGTCCG TGTTGGCCATGTCAAATGAGTTGAGCAGGATTTTACAAAAAAAAGATCAAGATATTgttaatttcatgaattttcttaACATTTCAAAGAAAAGATTGCAAGATATAAGAGAAAATGGGTGGAAATCTTTGTTGGATGATGTTTCTTCATTTTTTGATTCACATGGTATCTTAATTCCCAAATTAGATGAGccttattttcataaaaagtcAAAGCATAAGTGTTTGGATGTTTGTTATTCGTACCATTTGCGTGTTGAAATCTTTTGTGCTGTCATTGATGTGCAACTTCAAGAGCTTAATGATCGTTTTGATATAGTGAGTAGTGATTTGCTTCTTGGGATGGGCAGCTTGAATTCTGTCAATAATTTCTCTAACTTTGATAAAGGTAGAATCATGACTTTAGCGAAGTATTATCCAAATGAGTTTGACGATGAAAAGCTTCGAGATTTGAGTTACCAACTTGATACTTTCATAATTCATATGCGAGGTGGTAATTTCAAATTCTCCAACTTGCAAGAAATTCGTGATTTGACAAAGGCATTAGTTGAGGAAAATCTTGTggagacttattcacttgtttatttatttgtgaAGTTGGCTCTAATTTTACCCCTTTCTACGACAACTGTGGAAAGAACATTCTCTTACATTAAGCACATAAAAAATAAAGTGCAAAATTGTATTGGTgatcaatatttaaataattttttagtatatTACATAGAGCGTGATGTATTTGCAAATGTAAGTAATGAGGTCATCGTTGATCGTTTCCCGAATATGAAAACTCATCGTGGACAAttgtaa